In the genome of Delphinus delphis chromosome 15, mDelDel1.2, whole genome shotgun sequence, one region contains:
- the NCOA6 gene encoding nuclear receptor coactivator 6 isoform X2 has protein sequence MVLDDLPNLEDIYTSLCSSTVEDSEMDFDSGLEDDDSKSDSILEDSTIFVAFKGNIDDKDFKWKLDTILENVPNLLHMESSKLKVQKVEPWNSVRVTFNIPREAAERLRILAQSNNQQLRDLGILSVQIEGEGAINLALAQNRSQDVRMNGPMGAGNSVRIEAGFPMAGGPGLIRMTSPATVMIPQGGNVSSSMMAPGPNSELQPRTPRPASQSDAMDPLLSGLHIQQQSHPSGSLAPPHHPMQPVPVNRQLNPANFPQLQPQPQQQPQQQQLQTRPPQQHQQQQPQGIRPQFTAPAQVPVPPGWNQLPSGALQPPPAQSSLGTMTANQGWKKAPLPGPMQQQLQARPSLATVQTPSHPPPPYPFGSQQASQAHTNFPQMSNPGQFTAPQMKSLQGGPSRVPAPLQQPHLTNKSPASSPSSFQQGSPASSPTVNQTQQQMGPRPPQNNPLPQGFQQPVSSPGRNPMVQQGNVPPNFMVMQQQPPNQGPQSLHPGLGGMPKRLPPGFSAGQANPNFMQGQVPSTTATTPGNSGAPQLQANQNVQHAGGQGAGPPQNQMQVSHGPPNMMQPSLMGIHGNMNNQQAGSSGVPQVNLGNMQGQPQQGPPSQLMSMHQQIVPSQGQMVQQQGTLNPQNPMILSRAQLMPQGQMMVNPQSQNLGPSPQRMTPPKQMLPQQGPQMMAPHNQMMGPQGQVLLQQNPMIEQIMTNQMQGNKQQFNTQNQSNVMSGPAQIMRGPTPNMQGNMVQFTGQMSGQMLPQQGPVNNSPSQVMGIQGQVLRPPGPSPHMAQPHGDPATTANNDVSLSQMMPDVSMQQSNMVPPHVQAMQGNSASGNHFSGHGMPFNAPFSGAPNGNQMSCGQNPGFPVNKDVTLTSPLLVNLLQSDISAGHFGVNNKQNNTNANKPKKKKPPRKKKNSQQDLNTPDTRPAGLEEADQQPLPGEQGINLDNSGPKLPEFSNRPPGYPSQPVEQRPLQQMPPQLMQHVAPPPQPPQQQPPPQPPPPPSQPQSQQQQQQMMMMLMMQQDPKSVRLPVSQSVHPPRGPLNPDSQRMPMQQSGSVPVMVSLQGPASVPPSPDKQRMPIPVNTPLGSNSRKMVYQENPQNPSSSPLGEMSSLPEASGSEVPSVSGGPNNMPSHLVVSQNQLMMTGPKPGPSPLSTTQGATPQQPPVNSLPSSHGHHFPNVAAPTQTSRPKTPNRASPRPYYPQTPNNRPPSTEPSEISLSPERLNASIAGLFPPQINIPLPPRPNLNRGFDQQGLNPTTLKAIGQAPSNLTMNNPSNFAAPQTHKLDSVVVNSGKQSNSGATKRASPSNSRRSSPGSSRKTTPSPGRQNSKAPKLTLASQTNATLLQNVELPRNVLVSPTPLANPPVPGSFPNNSGLNPQNPTMPVAAIGGVLEENKESLTMPQDSDCQNSQGRKEQINVELKAVPAQEVKIAPEDQSKKDGQPSDTNKLPSIEENKNLVSPAMREAPTSLSQLLDNSGAPNVTIKPPGLTDLEVTPPVVSGEDLKKASVIPTLQDSSSKEPSNSLNLPHSNEPCSTLVHPELSEVSSNVAPSIPQVMSRPVSSSSISTPLPPNQITVFVTSNPITTSANTSAALPTHLQSALMSTVVTMPNVGSKVMVSEGQSAAQSNARPQFITPVFINSSSIIQVMKGSQPSTIPATPLTTNSGLMPPSVAVVGPLHIPQNIKFSSAPVLPNAPSSSPAANIQTGRPLVLNSRATPVQLPSPPCTTSPVVPPHPPVQQVKELNPEETSPQVSTSADQSTLPSSQSTTVVSPLLTNSPGSSVNRRSPVSSSKGKGKVDKIGQILLTKACKKVTGSLEKGEEQYGADGETEGQGLETTAPGLMGTEQLSTELDSKTPTPPAPTLLKMTSSPVGPGSASAGPSLPGSTLPTNVRSIVTTLVPSELISAAPTTKNNHIGIASEPLAGGLVEEKVGSHPELLPSIAPSQSLVPKETPATALQGSVPRPELEANAAIVSGQSEPKEITEKSKTPSRRNSRTEEPAVASESVENGHRKRSSRPASASSSTKDITSAVQSKRRKSK, from the exons gatTAATAAGGATGACCAGCCCTGCCACTGTTATGATACCCCAGGGTGGAAATGTGTCATCTTCCATGATGGCACCAGGCCCCAATTCAGAACTGCAGCCCAGGACTCCTCGCCCTGCTTCTCAGTCAG ATGCAATGGATCCACTCCTCTCTGGGCTCCATATACAGCAGCAAAGTCATCCCTCAGGATCTTTAGCTCCCCCGCACCACCCAATGCAGCCCGTCCCTGTGAACAGACAGTTAAACCCAGCTAATTTTCCCCAGCTGCAGCCGCAGCCGCAGCAAcagccacagcagcagcagctgcagacAAGACCCCCACAGCAacatcagcagcagcagccgcaGGGAATTCGACCCCAGTTTACTGCCCCAGCTCAGGTGCCTGTTCCTCCAGGCTGGAACCAGCTGCCTTCGGGAGCCCTTCAGCCTCCTCCAGCCCAGAGTTCTCTGGGCACAATGACTGCAAATCAAGGGTGGAAGAAGGCTCCTTTGCCTGGCCCAATGCAACAGCAACTCCAGGCAAGACCATCCTTAGCCACGGTACAGacaccttcccaccctccccctccgtATCCCTTTGGCAGCCAGCAAGCTTCACAAGCCCATACAAACTTTCCTCAGATGAGCAACCCAGGCCAGTTCACAGCTCCTCAGATGAAGAGCTTGCAGGGAGGGCCCTCTAGGGTCCCAGCCCCCCTGCAGCAGCCCCACCTCACCAACAAGTCTCCTGcctcctcaccctcctccttccAGCAGGGATCCCCTGCATCCTCCCCAACGGTTAACCAAACTCAGCAGCAGATGGGACCAAGGCCACCTCAAAATAACCCACTTCCCCAGGGATTTCAGCAGCCCGTCAGCTCTCCGGGTCGGAATCCTATGGTTCAACAGGGAAACGTGCCACCTAACTTCATGGTGATGCAGCAGCAACCACCAAATCAGGGGCCACAGAGTTTACATCCAGGCCTAGGAG GAATGCCTAAACGCCTCCCACCTGGCTTCTCAGCAGGACAGGCCAATCCGAACTTTATGCAAGGTCAGGTGCCTTCGACCACAGCAACTACCCCTGGGAATTCAGGAGCCCCTCAGCTGCAAGCAAATCAAAATGTCCAGCATGCAG gtggtcAAGGAGCTGGTCCTCCTCAAAACCAGATGCAGGTGTCCCACGGGCCACCAAATATGATGCAGCCCAGCCTCATGGGAATTCATGGCAACATGAACAACCAACAGGCTGGTAGTTCTGGGGTTCCTCAGGTGAACCTGGGCAACATGCAAGGCCAGCCCCAGCAGGGCCCACCATCTCAGCTGATGAGCATGCACCAGCAGATCGTGCCCTCCCAGGGCCAGATGGTCCAGCAACAAGGAACCTTGAACCCTCAGAACCCTATGATCCTTTCAAGGGCCCAGCTTATGCCACAGGGTCAGATGATGGTGAATCCTCAGAGCCAAAATCTTGGGCCCTCGCCCCAGAGGATGACCCCACCCAAGCAGATGCTTCCCCAGCAGGGCCCACAAATGATGGCACCACATAACCAGATGATGGGGCCTCAGGGGCAAGTTTTGCTTCAACAGAACCCAATGATAGAGCAGATTATGACCAATCAGATGCAGGGGAATAAGCAACAGTTTAACACTCAGAACCAATCTAATGTCATGTCGGGACCAGCACAGATAATGAGGGGACCAACTCCAAACATGCAAGGAAACATGGTGCAGTTTACGGGACAGATGTCAGGACAGATGCTGCCCCAGCAAGGGCCCGTGAACAACAGTCCATCTCAGGTTATGGGGATTCAGGGGCAGGTCTTGAGGCCACCAGGGCCCAGCCCACATATGGCCCAGCCGCATGGCGATCCTGCTACTACAGCAAATAACGATGTCAGCTTGTCTCAGATGATGCCTGATGTTAGCATGCAACAAAGCAACATGGTCCCCCCCCACGTGCAGGCCATGCAGGGAAACAGTGCCTCGGGAAACCACTTCTCAGGCCATGGGATGCCTTTCAATGCACCTTTCAGTGGAGCACCCAATGGAAATCAGATGTCCTGTGGTCAGAATCCAGGCTTCCCGGTCAATAAGGATGTCACGCTAACAAGCCCATTGTTGGTCAACTTATTGCAGAGTGATATCTCTGCAGGCCATTTTGGGGTAAACAATAAGCAAAATAATACCAACGCAAATAAACCGAAGAAGAAGAAACCCCCTCggaagaagaaaaatagtcaGCAGGATCTAAA CACCCCAGATACTCGCCCAGCTGGTCTGGAGGAGGCTGATCAGCAGCCATTGCCTGGAGAACAAGGAATTAACTTGGACAACTCAGGCCCTAAACTGCCAGAATTTTCAAACCGACCACCAG GTTATCCTTCTCAACCAGTTGAACAGAGGCCACTTCAGCAGATGCCTCCTCAGCTCATGCAGCATGTGgcgcccccaccccagccaccacagcagcagccgccgccgcagccgccgccacCCCCCAGTCAGCCACAgtctcagcagcagcagcagcaaatgaTGATGATGCTCATGATGCAGCAGGACCCCAAATCAGTTAGGCTTCCAGTCTCCCAGAGCGTCCATCCCCCAAGGGGCCCCCTGAATCCGGACTCCCAGAGAATGCCCATGCAACAGAGTGGCAGTGTGCCTGTCATGGTCAGTTTGCAAGGACCTGCCTCCGTGCCGCCATCACCTGATAAGCAAAGAATGCCAATACCTGTGAATACTCCTTTGGGAAGCAATTCAAGGAAAATGGTATACCAGGAGAACCCCCAGAATCCTTCCAGCTCACCACTGGGAGAGATGTCCTCACTCCCTGAAGCAAGTGGCAGTGAAGTACCATCTGTCTCAGGAGGCCCAAATAACATGCCTTCACATTTAGTGGTTTCCCAGAATCAGTTAATGATGACAGGGCCAAAACCTGGACCATCACCCCTTTCAACAACTCAAGGTGCaactccccagcagcctcctgtAAATTCCCTGCCCAGCTCTCATGGCCACCACTTTCCAAATGTGGCTGCCCCAACCCAAACATCTAGGCCTAAAACACCAAACAGAGCCAGCCCCAGACCTTATTATCCTCAGACACCCAACAACCGCCCTCCCAGCACAGAACCTTCAGAAATCAGTCTATCACCAGAAAGACTCAATGCCTCCATAGCAGGACTCTTCCCCCCACAGATTAATATTCCTTTACCTCCCAGGCCAAATTTAAACAGAGGCTTTGATCAACAGGGCCTAAATCCAACAACTTTGAAGGCCATCGGACAAGCACCTTCAAATCTTACCATGAATAATCCTTCCAATTTTGCTGCCCCACAGACTCACAAATTAGATTCTGTGGTGGTGAATTCTGGAAAGCAGTCTAATTCTGGAGCAACAAAACGGGCAAGTCCAAGCAACAGTCGCAGGTCTAGTCCTGGGTCAAGTAGGAAAACCACCCCAAGTCCAGGGAGACAAAATTCAAAAGCCCCTAAACTTACTCTTGCCTCTCAAACTAATGCAACCTTGTTGCAAAATGTGGAGTTGCCAAGAAACGTATTGGTCAGTCCTACTCCTTTGGCCAACCCCCCTGTACCTGGAAGCTTCCCTAACAACAGCGGGCTGAATCCTCAGAATCCTACCATGCCTGTGGCTGCAATAGGGGGTGTTCTTGAGGAAAACAAGGAGAGCTTGACTATGCCTCAGGACAGCGACTGCCAGAATTCCCAGGGTAGGAAGGAGCAGATAAACGTTGAGCTAAAAGCAGTCCCTGCCCAAGAAGTTAAAATTGCCCCTGAAGATCAATCCAAAAAGGATGGGCAACCTTCGGATACTAACAAACTTCCCAGTATCGAAGAGAACAAAAATTTGGTGTCTCCTGCTATGAGGGAAGCACCAACATCGTTAAGTCAACTTCTTGATAACTCTGGAGCTCCTAATGTGACCATTAAACCCCCTGGGCTTACAGATCTGGAAGTAACACCTCCAGTAGTTTCTGGAGAGGACCTGAAAAAAGCATCTGTCATTCCCACACTGCAGGATTCGTCTTCTAAAGAACCCTCTAATTCCCTAAATTTACCTCACAGTAACGAGCCATGTTCAACCCTTGTGCATCCAGAATTGAGTGAGGTCAGTTCTAATGTTGCACCAAGCATCCCTCAAGTAATGTCAAGACCTGTCAGCTCTTCCTCCATTTCCACTCCTTTGCCCCCAAATCAGATAACTGTTTTTGTAACTTCCAATCCCATCACAACTTCAGCTAACACATCAGCAGCTCTGCCAACTCACCTGCAGTCTGCATTAATGTCAACAGTTGTCACAATGCCCAATGTGGGTAGCAAGGTTATGGTTTCTGAGGGACAGTCAGCTGCTCAGTCAAATGCCCGGCCTCAGTTCATTACACCTGTCTTTATCAATTCATCCTCAATAATTCAGGTTATGAAAGGATCACAGCCAAGCACAATTCCTGCAACCCCACTGACAACCAACTCTGGCTTGATGCCTCCCTCTGTTGCAGTCGTTGGCCCTTTACACATACCtcagaatataaaattttcttctgcTCCTGTACTGCCTAATGCCCCCTCCAGTAGTCCTGCTGCAAACATACAGACAGGTCGACCCTTGGTCCTTAACTCACGAGCCACCCCTGTTCAGCTTCCTTCCCCACCTTGTACAACTTCTCCAGTTGTCCCTCCTCATCCCCCTGTCCAGCAAGTAAAAGAACTGAATCCAGAGGAGACTAGTCCTCAGGTGAGCACCTCAGCAGATCAGAGCACTCTGCCCTCTTCACAGTCAACCACAGTGGTTTCTCCCCTTTTGACCAATAGTCCAGGCTCCTCTGTCAACCGGCGAAGCCCAGTCTCATCTAGTAAGGGCAAAGGAAAAGTGGACAAAATCGGCCAGATTTTGCTGACCAAGGCGTGTAAAAAAGTTACAGGCTCTCTTGAGAAAGGGGAAGAACAATATggtgcagatggagaaactgaaggcCAAGGGCTAGAGACCACAGCTCCAGGGCTCATGGGAACAGAGCAGTTATCCACAGAGCTGGACAGTAAAACCCCAACACCCCCAGCACCCACTCTGCTAAAAATGACCTCTAGCCCTGTGGGCCCCGGCTCCGCCTCAGCAGGACCCAGCTTACCTGGCAGTACTCTCCCCACCAATGTACGCTCGATAGTAACCACTCTGGTACCCTCTGAGCTCATCTCCGCGGCGCCGACCACAAAAAACAATCATATTGGCATAGCATCTGAGCCACTTGCAGGTGGCCTAGTGGAGGAGAAGGTGGGATCTCATCCAGAGCTTCTACCCAGCATAG CCCCTTCACAGAGTTTAGTCCCAAAGGAAACTCCAGCCACAGCACTGCAGGGGTCTGTTCCCAGACCAG aactcGAGGCAAATGCTGCCATAGTCTCTGGACAAAG TGAGCCCAAAGAGATAACTGAGAAGTCCAAAACTCCAAGCCGAAGAAACTCCCGAACTGAAGAGCCAGCTGTGGCTTCTGAAAGTGTGGAAAATGGACATCGTAAGCGATCCTCTCGGCCTGCTTCAGCCTCCAGCTCTACTAAAG